From a region of the Malania oleifera isolate guangnan ecotype guangnan chromosome 12, ASM2987363v1, whole genome shotgun sequence genome:
- the LOC131144957 gene encoding uncharacterized protein LOC131144957 codes for MVSVPVSPHSLASSIPIFNGTNFYDKNDQIQFHLGVLDLDLALRINKPAVIIETSSSKQQALYRSWKRSNRSSIIFMRMCIANNIKSTLPQLENAKEYLKVVEDRFHSTDKSLARRLMVELTTIKFDGSQGMNEHVFDMTNLAGICGLKC; via the exons ATGG TGTCTGTTCCTGTTTCACCACATTCGCTAGCTTCTTCTATTCCGATTTTTAATGGGACAAATTTCTATGACAAGAATGATCAGATtcagtttcaccttggtgttctgGATCTTGATTTAGCTCTGCGAATTAATAAACCGGCTGTTATTATTGAAACAAGTAGTTCGAAGCAACAAGCTTTGTATAGGTCATGGAAAAGGTCGAACAGATCAAGTATTATCTTCATGCGGATGTGTATAGCAAACAATATTAAATCAACACTTCCTCAACTTGAAAATGCAAAGGAATATCTTAAAGTTGTGGAAGATCGGTTTCATTCAACAGACAAGTCCCTTGCAAGGAGATTAATGGTTGAACTTACTACCATCAAATTTGATGGTAGCCAAGGAATGAACGAACATGTCTTTGATATGACTAATTTGGCAGGTATTTGTGGACTTAAATGTTAG